The stretch of DNA TGCCGGTCAGAACATCGTTACCGCTTCCGAGAGATCCATCATCATTAACCCTGATTTTCGGCACAATAAAAATGGAAATACCGTCGGTCCCAGCCGGATCACCTTCAATTCGAGCGAGAACGGCATGAATATTATTGGAGCACAGATCATGATCACCGCTTGAGATAAACATTTTAGTTCCGGTTATTTTATAAGTGCCGTCGCCTTGCTTGACGGCTTTAGTGCGCAAAGCTCCGACATCGCTGCCGGCCCCGGGTTCAGTCAGGCACATGGTGCCGCCGTACTCCCCCGCATACATTTTACTCATATATTTTTTTTTCTGTTCTTCACTGCCGAATTTCTCGATCAGAGCCGCGGCGCCACAAGTCAGGCCAGGGTACATCATCAGGGAAAAGTTGGCCGCGTTGAAAAGTTCGGCGCAAGCGGAAAACAATAAAAGGGGCATGCCCTGACCGCCGACTTCCGGATCACGGGCGGCACAATTCCAACCGGCTTCACAAATTTTAGCGTAGGCTTCATGATAGCAGGCGGGGGTCTTGACCTTACCATCCGCGAAAGTACAGCCCTCCCGATCACCTTCGGCATAAGTCGGCACCATCACGTTGACCGCCAGTTTCTCCGCTTCACCCAACATCATGGCCGCATCATCCAGCGTATACTCGCCATATTTCCGCGATTTAAAAAGCTTGTCGATCCCCATCTGTTCAAAGAGCAGAAACTTCTGATCCCTGACGTTGACCAAACCATTACCCATTTCTACCTCCTGTTTAATCTGCTTGTAAAAATCAAGCTTTTGTTGATTGTAACCTCTATTTCAACCCGTTATGACTGAGCGTTCACTCATCAATAAGAAAAAAAATTTTTTCACTGAGATCC from Pseudomonadota bacterium encodes:
- a CDS encoding acyl-CoA dehydrogenase; the protein is MGNGLVNVRDQKFLLFEQMGIDKLFKSRKYGEYTLDDAAMMLGEAEKLAVNVMVPTYAEGDREGCTFADGKVKTPACYHEAYAKICEAGWNCAARDPEVGGQGMPLLLFSACAELFNAANFSLMMYPGLTCGAAALIEKFGSEEQKKKYMSKMYAGEYGGTMCLTEPGAGSDVGALRTKAVKQGDGTYKITGTKMFISSGDHDLCSNNIHAVLARIEGDPAGTDGISIFIVPKIRVNDDGSLGSGNDVLTGNIEHKMGIKGSATCTLNFGENDDCVGELLGRERQGMAIMFHMMNEARLEVGMQGLGHASAAFEHARDYARERIQSRAIWDMTNPEARAVPIIEHPDVRRSLLWMKSYVEGIRALNYYVAFAFDRAEIAEDEVEKKKWRGILELLTPVCKAFSSDKGVEICSLAIDIYGGYGYCSEYPVEQYLRDVKIACIYEGTNAIQALDLVGRKLTRDRGQALKNLFAEIGSTAARAA